A DNA window from Hoplias malabaricus isolate fHopMal1 chromosome 5, fHopMal1.hap1, whole genome shotgun sequence contains the following coding sequences:
- the LOC136697522 gene encoding histone H1-like: MAEVAPAPAAAAPAKAPKKKAAARPKKSGPSVGELIVKAVSDSKERSGVSLAALKKALAAGGYDVEKNNSRVKVAVKSLVTKGTLVQTKGTGASGSFKLNKKQAEAKKKPAKKAAPKVKKPAAKKVATKKPAAAKKSPKKAKKPAAAKKVTKSPKKAKKPAAAKKATKSPKKAKKPAAPKKAAKSPKKTKTVKPKAAKPKTAKAKKAAPKKK; encoded by the coding sequence ATGGCAGAAGTCGCTCCAGCTCCCGCCGCAGCCGCTCCGGCCAAGGCTCCCAAGAAGAAAGCCGCCGCTCGCCCTAAAAAGAGCGGCCCCAGCGTCGGCGAGCTCATCGTCAAGGCTGTGTCGGACTCCAAGGAGAGGAGCGGCGTGTCTTTGGCCGCGCTGAAAAAAGCCCTCGCCGCCGGTGGCTACGACGTGGAGAAGAACAACTCCCGCGTGAAAGTGGCCGTCAAGAGCCTGGTGACCAAGGGCACACTGGTGCAGACCAAAGGCACCGGCGCGTCCGGCTCTTTTAAGCTCAACAAGAAGCAAGCCGAGGCTAAGAAGAAACCAGCCAAGAAGGCGGCTCCTAAAGTTAAAAAGCCTGCCGCCAAGAAGGTAGCAACAAAGAAGCCCGCCGCCGCCAAGAAATCCCCGAAGAAGGCGAAAAAGCCCGCGGCCGCCAAGAAGGTGACCAAGTCTCCAAAGAAAGCAAAGAAGCCTGCGGCCGCCAAGAAGGCGACCAAGTCCCCCAAGAAGGCAAAGAAGCCCGCGGCCCCCAAGAAGGCTGCCAAGAGCCCCAAGAAGACGAAGACAGTTAAACCCAAGGCAGCCAAGCCTAAGACGGCAAAGGCGAAGAAGGCTGCCCCCAAGAAGAAGTAA